The Heteronotia binoei isolate CCM8104 ecotype False Entrance Well chromosome 14, APGP_CSIRO_Hbin_v1, whole genome shotgun sequence genome has a window encoding:
- the RRAD gene encoding GTP-binding protein RAD, with amino-acid sequence MTLNRGDKLRYLDKRRGSMPFAVHQQHLHRRSMPVDERELQASLPQAQLSHLVRCTSYNPSEEAHHQQGWTSDSSDSVISSGSDSDNNLYKVILLGEHGVGKTSLARIFGGVEDCPDAEEAGNTYDRAIVVDDEEASLVVFDIWEQDDSQWLQNHCMKMGDAYIIVYSVTDKVSFEKASELRIQLRRARQTEDIPIILVGNKSDLVRSREVSVDEGRACAVVFDCKFIETSAALHHNVKDLFEGIVRQIRLRKDSKEDNARRMASTKRRESISKKAKRFLGRIVAKNNKKMAFKAKSKSCHDLSVL; translated from the exons ATGACCCTGAACCGAGGCGACAAGCTGCGATACCTGGACAAGCGGCGGGGCAGCATGCCTTTTGCCGTCCACCAGCAGCACCTGCACCGGCGAAGCATGCCCGTGGACGAGCGGGAGTTGCAAGCCTCCCTGCCCCAAGCCCAGCTCTCGCACCTGGTGCGCTGCACCTCCTACAACCCCTCCGAAGAGGCGCATCATCAGCAAGGCTGGACGTCGGACTCCTCAGACTCCGTCATCTCCTCCGGCAGCGACTCAGACAACAACCTCTACAAAGTCATCTTGCTGGGCGAGCATGGAGTGGGCAAGACCAGCCTGGCCCGGATCTTTGGGGGAGTGGAAGACTGCCCGGATGCTGAAGAAGCAG GCAATACATATGACAGGGctattgttgttgatgatgaagaAGCGTCTCTCGTGGTGTTCGACATATGGGAACAG GATGACAGCCAATGGCTTCAGAACCACTGCATGAAAATGGGGGACGCGTACATTATCGTGTACTCTGTGACGGACAAAGTCAGCTTTGAGAAGGCCTCGGAGCTGAGAATTCAGCTGCGAAGAGCAAGGCAAACAGAAGACATTCCTATCATTCTCGTTGGAAACAAGAGCGACCTGGTCCGATCGCGGGAAGTCTCTGTAGACG AAGGACGAGCCTGCGCAGTGGTGTTTGACTGCAAGTTTATTGAGACTTCTGCCGCCCTGCATCATAACGTGAAGGACCTGTTCGAGGGGATTGTCCGGCAGATTCGGCTACGCAAAGACAGCAAAGAGGACAACGCCAGGCGAATGGCCAGCACCAAGAGGAGAGAGAGCATCAGCAAGAAAGCCAAGAGGTTCCTCGGCCGGATCGTGGCCAAGAACAACAAGAAGATGGCATTCAAGGCCAAGTCCAAATCTTGCCATGACTTGTCAGTGCTTTAA